In Monodelphis domestica isolate mMonDom1 chromosome 3, mMonDom1.pri, whole genome shotgun sequence, the following proteins share a genomic window:
- the LOC103106510 gene encoding uncharacterized protein LOC103106510 has protein sequence MVLITKYTRTAALTTISTNRARWVIGLSRGLGDTDSPPPPTSAGPAPGLLPLPLSPACPEGNSVRLLPGRPDPAAVAEPEARGGSGGREGGREASGDNGREMSEAAPSRNSSSSSSEDSCPLSASSSAAERKRRQQQQQWRREACIIPAPPAHHVAVASPVGPALAQARAPRGTMGAAEKEEDAKEEEPAAEARPGPVGEPEVCTSPETPWLLGTLLVAIKWRRGRERKEGGALKERRCPLAVT, from the coding sequence ATGGTCCTGATCACGAAGTACACGAGGACCGCGGCACTGACCACCATCAGCACCAACAGGGCCCGCTGGGTCATCGGCTTGTCTCGGGGACTGGGGGACACGGACAGCCCGCCCCCTCCGACCTCAGCAGGCCCAGCCCCAGGGCTGCTGCCATTGCCGCTAAGCCCAGCCTGCCCGGAAGGGAACTCCGTCCGGCTGCTGCCCGGGAGGCCGGACCCAGCCGCGGTGGCAGAACCGGAGGCCAGGGGCGGCAGCGGGGGCCGGGAAGGCGGCAGGGAGGCCTCCGGCGACAACGGGCGGGAGATGTCAGAGGCCGCTCCGTCgcgcaacagcagcagcagcagcagcgagGACAGCTGCCCGCTTAGCGCCAGCAGCAGCGCGGCTGAGAGGaagcggcggcagcagcagcagcagtggcgACGCGAGGCCTGCATTATCCCCGCGCCGCCTGCTCACCACGTCGCGGTCGCCAGCCCTGTCGGACCGGCCTTAGCCCAGGCCCGGGCTCCGAGAGGAACCATGGGCGCAGCCGAGAAGGAGGAGGACGCCAAGGAGGAGGAACCAGCGGCTGAGGCCAGGCCTGGGCCTGTGGGGGAACCGGAAGTTTGCACATCTCCAGAGACGCCCTGGCTACTAGGGACGCTTCTCGTTGCTATAAAATGGCGAAGGGGGAGGGAGCGGAAAGAGGGCGGGGCGCTGAAAGAACGCCGCTGTCCCTTGGCAGTGACGTAG